The genomic stretch GGGTGTTTGGGGACTGGTTCCAGAAAGGAGCAAGGGGAAGGGGATGCACAGACGGTCTTACACCTCCCAGTTAACAGCCACTTCCTTCCAGTGGCTCTGGCTCCAGCCTCCCCCCTCCCCTAGAGGTCCAGGTGCAAGTCTGCACGTCCGCCAGCTCCCTTATCTGCCTCCGGGGGATTTGGGTCCTGCTGGGATTTTTCCAGTCCTGTCCCCTCCCTCTAGAGGAGGTGCTTTCCTTAGAGGCCACCAGCCCCAGTCTGGTCACCAGGCTCTCTCTCATCTCGCTTGGGTTCCTTTTAGGATGGGGAGTGAGGGGTGGAATCCCACGGGCCAAAGGCGGGGTGAGGTGGGAACAGGGGGATATTTACACTTTGGCCCAGTCTCCAGGCGGCTCCCAGCTGGCTCGCGTCTTTCCAGACCCTGAGACCTAACCAGTCCCCAGCTTTAGGAAGCCAGGGACGAGAAAGAGGCACGGGACCGGGAGGGGGTTCAGATCTAGCCGAGGACACACACATGTTCTGCAGTTGTAAAGGATTCCCCGGTGGGCAGGAATCCTTTCCCCTCCCATCGCCCAAGTTTCCGTGCGGCCAAGGGACTGGCCCCAAGCCACACGGCTGGGGAGCACCAGGTGCCCGCGTCCTGGTCAGGGCTCTTCCCACCGCCGGCACGTGGGGCTCCCATTTCCTTCCGGGCTCTTGTCCGGTCCTCCAGCCAGCCTCGGCTGTAAGTCCGCGGCAGGAAGACAGACCCTGCTTGTGAACCTGGGGGGCCGGGTGGCCCGGCGCCCCGAGCCAGAGGGCGTCCCCAGGCCGGGGCCGGGTCCTCGCAGAACAGCGGATCGGGACCCTTATTTTGGCTCCAGCCACAGTTGGGGGCGCCACCCAGTCCGGGCCTTCGAGGTGCTGGCCGATTATGTCCATTCTAGGCGACCCCGCCACCTGCAACCCCCACCTGGTGCCCTTCCCATCCCTCGCCTcgcccctcctctctctctccccgcccctcctctccctcgtccctccccttccttccctcgcCTCGCCCCCTCCCTCGCCTCGCCCCCATCCCTCGCctcgcccctcccctccctcgcCTCACCCCACCCTTTCCTCTCGCCCCTCCCCttacccctcccctctcccctcccctccctgtcctcgcccctcccctcccttgccTCGAGTCTCTCCTCGGCTTCActtctcccctccttctcctcgcccctctcctccttttcctctcccatctcccctccctcctctcccctcgtCCCTTCCATCCCTCGTCTTGCCCCACCCCCTCTCctcgcccctcccctccctcgTCTCGCCCCTCCCCACCCGCGTCTCGCCCCTCCCCTCCCGCGTctcgcccctcccctccctcgTCTCGCCCCTTCCCTCCCTCGTCTcgcccctcccctctctcttctcgTCCCTCCCTTCCTCGTCTcgctcttcctcttcttcctctcccctccccctagGCCACGCCCCCCACCGTACCGCCCTCCGCCCCCCAGCCCCGCTGGGAGTGTCCGGGGGCCGCGCCCAGCTGGGTCGGGACGCGCGCCCTGAGCTGCCCGCGCTCCGCGGGGACTCGGGCCGGGATCCTCGGGAGGCTGCAGCGGCCGGGGCCGGGAGCGGGCCATGATGGGCCGGCGGCGCGCCTTCGCCGTGGACGGCCGGGGTGAGTCGCCCACCCCCAGGCTGGCCGGGCCCCCCCGCTCCGGAGCCGCCTCCCGCCCCCAAGCCGGGCAGCCTCGCTCAGCTCCTCGCCCAGCCCCGCGCACCCGGCGGGCGGCGCCCGCCCCGCTGCGCCTCCCTCGCCGCCTCTGGAGAGGCGGTCATCAGGGGACGCCGTGCAGGCTGGAGCCCCTCTGGACTCAGGCGTCAAACCAGCCACCGCCTCCGCCCCACTTCCTCCGGCTCCGCTTCCCTCACCTTCCCGCTCCGTCTGAGGATGTGGGAATCCGCCCCCGCCCCAGCCCCCTCCGTGGCTGCGGACCCCTCTCCCACCCAGTGACCTCCTGGCCCACTTCCTTGCCCAGAGGGGCCTGGGTTGGCATCCGGCTCCCGCGTGCCCCGCAGGTCGTCCCCGCTCCCCCCGGCCTGTTTCCCGTACCGTTCATTCCGCCAGGACGCCTCGTCGCGAGAGGGCCTGGCGGAGGTGACGGTGAGGGGGTGCTAATGCTGCCCCTTCGTCCCTTTCACTTCAgttctttaattttaaacttttcataaaaTCTTCACTATTCCTCACTTACAACAGAAACCCAAATCGGTGAGAGCGGTGATTTTTATCATTCTCCCTGTGAGCTGCAGGAGAGATTTCACCTGGCATCCTGATGCCGCAGGGGCCCCCAGGGAGCAGATGGGATCCCAggctttcctctctgtcccctctcccctctcccctctccctgaaGCTGGACACAGTCCTACTCCCGCTTGGGGAGCAGCGGAAGAGCCTGTGGCTCCCCACTTCTGACTTGGGAGATGGTGGGCTGATCCTAGGTGGGAAGCGCAGGCGCAGGCCGTCTAAGGGATTGATGGATGTGGCCGACCAGGGCTTTGCCTACCACAGAGCTCAGAGCACGGGTTCCCTGTCGCTAACAACTGTTGTGAAGGGAATCCCATCCACAcatctcccaaatagctggggccATATCCGGGCGGCCCGTGGCTGTCCAGTGACCACCCTTCCTCGCTGGTCAGGGACACTCCTCCCTGGGGCAGTGCTGCCAGCCGTCAGGAATGCTGGGGGTGTTGGGGTTGGCCTGCCCAACCTGACACTGACTCTCCATGCAGATGGGACTGGCGAGGGCCTGGCACGGGGCTGCATAGTGCCTGGAGTCACCAGCACCTACAGACGGATCCCAGACGCTGCCCACGGGTGCTCATCCTGGGAGAGAGGTGACAAGCTCAGAGGTGTCAGCAGGGAGGCGCTGTTTCTCAAACTGGCTTCCCGGGACTCAGGAGTGGAGATGGCAGCTGGGGACAGCCCCCTGGCCGCCTTACCGGGCCTTTCTCAGGACTCCCTGGACTTTGAATCCTCAGGGAGTCCCGAGCCTCCGGCCCATGTAGACCAGCTCCTGGCCAGCCAGAAGCTGGGGCAGGTGCTGGAGCGTTCCCACCGGCACCCAACAGCTCCCGCTAGCTTGTCAGGACAACACCGCTGCCTGCGGCCGCCCAGCAAGTGCGAGCGTGAAGTGCCCCTTTTTGGAGCAGGGGAACAGGAGTCCGTGGAGGCAGACACAAACCTAGAGGCAGGCCTGGAAGAAGAGGCGGTGAGTGCTCACTCTCAGGCTGGGTTTAAGAGTGGGATGGACATCCTAGCTCCTCTGGTTCTCCCTGAAGCTCTCTCCGGGTGCGGCACTCCCTGCCCCTAATTGCTGGGTTGTGTCATAGATTCTTGCTGCACCCCACTTCCATTTGTGCGCGGCCACCTCCACAGAGGAGCTGGGAAGCTACGGGCCCTGCCTGGCACCATGCCCCGCtgggcagtggggaagctggCTGCGTGTGTTCCTCCTCAGGGCCCACTCCGCTCCTATCTGCTggctgagcccagcctggctgctTGGGGTAGGGAAGGAGCCTGACTGAAATCTCCCCTATCTCACAATGTCCCACAGGTGgggggcctggggcctggagcCTGGGCCTGCCTCCCTGGGCAGGGTCTTCGCTATCTGGAACACCTGTGCCTAGTGCTGGAGCAGATGGCAAGGCTCCAGCAGCTCTACCTGCAGCTGCGGATCCAGAGGCCCCCAGGAGTGAGTGAGAGTCGAGTGGGGGTAGTCAGACCAGCCAGTGGGGTAGGGAGAGGACAGATGGGACCCTGGGAACCGTGGCTGCCCTCAGAACAGCCTCACCCCTCTAACCAGGCCCTGATCACCTGTCTCTCCTGTGCACAGGATCCCGGTGAGGAGGAGTCAGCCCGAGCCCCTTTACCGTCCCCCTTACACACCCCAGGTAATGGAGGGCAGCGGCCATGGGAGCTGCTAAGCCAGACAGAGCAGACAGGTGAGGGGCCATCGTGTCTCCCTTTGTCCTGCATGCCTGGGGTCCCACTAGCAGGTCCTCTGAGCTGAAGCTTGATGGGGTGTCTTCTGGCCCTGGCCAACCTGATTCTTTTTCTGAAGGGGCAAAGGCTGCTTCACCCCCAAAGGTGGAGGTGCCCAGTGCCAACCCTCCCAGGCTGCCAGAAACCCCAGTGGAGCCAGTGTACCACTTGCCATCCTCCCAGGGACACAAGGTAGGGGACGGGTGTATGTGGGACAGGtggtgggctggggtggggggaggggaggtgggggatgCATGGGCACCCTGGGGGCCAGCAACTCTGGGAAAATGACAGGATTGATTCCTGTTTGGAGCAGGCGACTCATCCTGGCTGTGGTGACAGCTGTCTCTGGGAGCTTGGTCGGGGGTCTGAGTGTGGGGAGGGCTCTTGGTGACCCCTCCTTCTCTGCTCAGCGGGATTTCTCCCACTGGGACAAGGTCAAGGTCCTGCTCAACCGGATCTGCCGGAGAAGCCACCACCACCCTGAGCCCCCTGCCCCTCCTGATGGCTCTGACCCCAGGTGAGCCCCGTGCCCAGCCCAGGTTAGGGCACGGAGAGGAGACTGATGAACCAGGATGCAGAGATTGTCATGCCAGTTGTCAGTATTGTCCTCGCAAAACTTGAGAGGCAGTCTGGGAGGGGCTGCTAGAAGAAACAGTAGTTAAAACACCCTATTTGCAGATAAGGAGGCTGGGTTCTCGGTGCGGCTGGGGGTAGTTGCTTTTCCAAAGCCGCACATCAGTGACAGCAAGGACCAGAATGTGGGAAATCTGCCTACCCTAGCTCAGCAACCCCTCACCCTCCATGCTGACATTTaggccacctcccaggtttgtgGGGAGAGCAAGGTGGAGCACAAAGGATTTCACAGTGGGTGAAAGCCATCATGCCTCGGGGCTTGTACCGAATAGTTCTCCAGGGGTAAGAAGTACCAAGTCATTTAACAGCCCCAGGTCACACCCCCACCCTGCTACCTGCCAGTAGATGAATCATGTGCTCTCAACTCTAGGGCCattgttagttttattttctcgTCCTAGcctaatgtcttctttttattccACAGGATCGAGTCCAGGGACCTCCCTGAAAGGCCTCAGTGCCGCCCCCACCGGAAAACCTTGATGCCGTCATTAGTGGTTAAGAAACAACGAGCACAAAACCTTTCTGTAGGCTGAGACCTCTCGGTGCACCTGGTGACCCTGGGTGGAGGGGACTTGCTGTGAAGTCTTCCTCGCCCTTTGCCCTGTTGCTGCTTCTCCACATTGCCAGGAAAAGCTGCTGACGCCTGCTCTCCTCTCTTGAGTGGAGGGTGAATCTTGCTCCTCTAAGCAGTCTGGTCAGGAGCCCTGGTTTCTTGAGAGGCCCCCAGAATGCGGCAGCTCCAGGGCTGCTCCTCCTCACCAGAAATCCCTGGGCTTCCACAATGTGAACTCATTCATTATCAGGTGTCCGTGGAGTGTTTCTGGCACGGTGACCTGTCTGGGCCCAGCATGTTGCAGATGTGTATTTATGCACAATGGTATGCATATCTCTGTGTGACTGTCAGTGTTGCAAGCTGGCTGGATCCAACCATCTCTTCTGAAATAATGCATCCAAAGGGTTGATATTCTGGGGGAGGTCACTGCAGAAGGATGGAACTGACCTTTATTCCTCAGTGGGCAGATACTGAGCTTTCTGCCTCAGAGCCGTGCTGGCAGCCCTGGGACAGAGAACGGTGTGGCTTTGACTGCCTCTGCATGGAGTCTTGCCCCAGACTCCTGAAGACTGCACCAGAAATGAGGAAGATCAGGAACAACCTGGGAACAGAAGAATAACTTTCAAAGCCAGTGCTCAGCTTCTCTCCCCCATACTAGCATTTACAGGCCCTAACTCAAACCAGATGCCTGTACTAGTTTTTAGACCCTAAATCAACCTTTCTGAGCCACAATTTCCAGCTGGGAATAATGATGCCTGCCCTACCTACCTCACAGACTTGTTATGAGGATAAAGTGAGATTAAACTGCCTCAAAGTGCTTTGTAAACGTTAAGTGAATAGGGACGGGGAGGGATGATGGGGAGGTCGGAGGATAAGGGGGGCATGGGATTGCTAATGGGGACTAAAATGGCCGGTCTCTGGCAAGATTTTGAGCAGGCCACTTCATTGAGGCCTCTTAGATTTCATATTTGAGAATTAGGGCACTGATTCCTGACTGGCTATAGGCATGGGAGTCACTGGCTTGAGTCAGACACAGGAATGTCTCTTAGAAATGGCCACTGATAGGCATCCTCCTCCTCCAGTCGGGAGGGGCTGGTTCCCTTATCTGTTGCAGTCCCGACTGCCAGAGGGAGGTGGGCGTGGTAAGCAGTCGGGGGTTCCTTGTGTTTGGGGGCGCCGGCTCCTGCTGTCTTTGATCCCGGAACCAACGATCCGAAGCCTTCTTTTCTGATGGGATTCTTCAGCGAGGACACTACCGAGGCGCGACTTCCTGACGCGCATCCGATCCGGGAAAGCGCACTTCCGCTCCCCAGTTGCCGCGGGATAGCAGGCCGgcgtgggggaagggagaggtcGGCGGAGACGAGGGAGGGACCATATCCGGGAGAGTGGCAGCTTCCGACCAGTGGTCGCGCTTCCGGAGAGGCGCTTCCGGtggcggcggcagcagcggctGTGGTGGTTCCGGGTGTCTTTGTCCCCCCGGTGTCGCTGCCCTGGCCCGCAGGTGGGTTAGGGGCCCCGTCGCCGCCCCTCTGCCCctttgcccctccctccctccgctgACCGAGGGACTGCGAGGGCCGGGCGGCGAAGATGCGTGGGGCGCGGAAGGGGCCGAGCCCCTCTTTGGACCGCAAGTCCCGTCTCCCTGGCAACGGCCTCGGCCTTGGGGGCGGGCGGGAGGAGGAGAAACCGCGCGCCTCAGTCCTCCCTCGGTGGCCTCGCCGCGGCCCTGCCGGGAGACCTGGCGCTGGCGGCTGCTGAGGCCGGAGCGGAGGGCCCGGGAgcgtgggagcaggagggtgGCGCGCAGCCGGTTTCGCGTTCGGTCGGCCAGGGAGCTGCCTTCCCACCAGCCGGTCGAGGAAACAACGGGTCGGGCTTCCGGGGAGAGGGCTCACACCATCTCCTCGCCGGCACCGACCTCCTCCATTTTTCCGGGCCCTGCGTGGAGGGTTTTGGCGGATGTTTTTGAATGAAGGAATGTCATCGGGGCTCTTTCCAGCCCCTCACCCCGCCAACTACTCTGGGGGTGGCGTGGCATAGTGAGAGGAGCGCTAAGTGGTTGGGTGGCCTGGGTGTGAGTACCAGTTTTGTCACTACCTGATTATGTGGCCCCGGGCAAGTCTCTTGATCTCTCTGAGCaccagtttccttgtctgtaaaacaaCATGACAATATGACCCACCACTAGGTTATTGTGAGGACAAACTGAAACAATGtaatttattgtttcatttattacCTCTCTATATTTTCTCCATCCATTGCCTTCATTCATTCTCATTACCCACCTCCCTGTTTTCATTAATATCCTTACTTAAGATTCTCCACTTTTCCGGGTATAGATGGAAATTTTCCGTGTGAGCtgttaacttctttctttttggatTGAAGGCTCTTCCCCACGACTCTGAAAGAGGACAGCGTTCCCAATGTCCCAGTTTAAGCGCCAGCGGATCAACCCACTTCCAGGGGGACGCAACTTCTCAGGTGATCACTTTTCTCCCTACCTGGCCTCATCCTGGAAAGTATGTGCTGTGAAGTTAGTTTGGGGTTTCCCTGGTGGAGAGCAATTTGCTGCTGATGTTCCTCTGGAAAATAGGAGATTCCCATCGTGGTTGCCAGTGAAAGCCCTGTGGAGGAGCTGGCTGGAGCTGTAGCCTTTGGATTTACCACATCCTTTGGTTGACTCTAGTGCTTAAGGTGGTAGGGGCGGTTCCTGGAGATTACTTCTCTTTCCCCATAGGCACAGCTTCAACATCTCTTCTGGGCCCTCCTCCTGGTTTGCTCACTCCTCCTGTGGCCACAGAACTGTCCCAGAATGCCAGGCACCTTCAGGTAGGTTGGGCATCCCTTGTAGTTTCAGCCCTTGGGACTGGATGCATGGAGGCCTGGTGCTCTTGATCTCTTACATAATAGTGTTGATCATTCCTGACCCCTCTCCTGGTAGTGGGCTAATATGGGGTTTCCCAGATAGCCTTCAGACTGGGGCATCTTCATTTTTCGCTCCAGGGAAATTTTTAGCATACGTCTTGGAATTAATGAACTGGAAGTCCTAGAAGAAGCTTGTGGGTCAAGAACCAGCTCAAACATGCCCCGACCCTTAATGATGGAGTATGCCCACCACACACCTGTACTTCACTCTGTGTGAACTCTTGATGCAGTATGCTGAGCAGGGGTGTGGGTTGAGATGAGACCTTCATGGCAGAGTGTGATTTTGTccagtttcctttcttttacttttcaactGCTCCCTTTTCTTACAGGGTGGGGAGAAACAGCGGGTCTTCACTGGTATTGTTACCAGCTTGCATGACTACTTTGGGGTTGTGGATGAAGAGGTCTTTTTTCAGCTAAGGTAGGCTTGAGGTTGGTCCCCTACTGGAAGTGCTTATTGAATTCAGTTCTGTCACCGTGCTGGTATTGCCCGCCCCCCTCCCCAAAGCCATTGCTTTGCTGTTTTTGTGCAAGGTGGGGGAAATCTTGATGGGAAAGGCCTCATAGGGGCAGTCAGGGTGGCTTTGCCGGGGTCCCTCTCCTAACGGGGCCTCCTGGCTTGTGTGCTGGCAGTGTGGTGAAGGGCCGGCTGCCCCAGCTGGGTGAGAAGGTGCTGGTGAAGGCTGCATACAACCCAGGCCAGGCAGTGCCCTGGAATGCTGTCAAGGTGCAAACGCTCTCCAACCAGGTATTCATCTCTCCTTAGCATGTGCAttggaaaggggagggatggAAGCCCCTGTGCCCTGACAGCTGGGCAAAACTCTGACTTTTCTCAAGGGGGTGGGACTGCATCTTTCCAAGGTAGTGAGTGCTTCAACCATGGGGTCCCCTGAATTTCCTGGCTCCTGTTCTGCAGCCCCTACTGAAGTCCCCAGCACCTCCCCTTCTGCATGTAGCAGCCCTGGGCCAGAAGCAAGGGATCCTGGGAGCTCAGCCTCAGTTGATCTTCCAGCCTCACCGGATTCCCCCACTGTTTCCTCAGAAGCGTGAGTACGAGTGGCACTATTGTTCAGTGTGGCTTTATGGGGTAGTCTGGATCAATGGACTTTCAGGTTGTTGCTGAAAGTCCATTAGCGTAGAGGTGGGTACTTCTGTGTACTGGAAGAAAGGTGGGTGATCTGGATAGgtgtttaggattttttttttttttttttttgatggagtctcgctctgttgcccaggctggagtgcaatgacccaatcttggctcattgcaacctccgcctcctgggttcaagccattctcctgcttcagcctcctgagtagctgggactacagacatccaccacctcgcctggctaattttttgtatttctagtagagacggggtttcaccatgtttgccaggctagtcttgaactcctgacttcaagtgatccatccgcattatcctcccaaagcgctgggattacagacgtgagctactgtgcccggctggtTTGTAGGGTTTTTGAGTCACCAGTCATTTCCTTTCTGCAGCTCTGAGTCTCTTCCAGACATCCCACACACTTCACCTGAGCCACCTGAACAGATTTCCTGCCCGGGGCCCTCATGGACGGTTGGATCAGGGCCGAAGGTAAGAGGATGATGTCCCTTTTTTGGCCACTTGTTGACACTaacattctctttattttattattattatttttttgtcttggCCAGGAAGTGAACCCAGGTCAACTGCTTGGAAGGTGGCTATGCTTACCACTAACATTCTCTGCCTGCAGCTAGATCCTAGTCCCTTTTCTCTGAAGTATGTAGACACActgaaatgtatataaaaatactgGAATTTTATACAGTGGTTTAGCAAGCAGGGAGCTGATACAGTTCATCTTTCAAAATGTCATGTTGAGATATTTCTTAAATGCTCTTTTGTTTCTAGTCCCTAAGTTGAGATGACAGGAATAGAAACTCAATAGTAACATGTCAAAAGTAACACTGCAGTATCTCTTTTAGTTGTTTAAAACGT from Rhinopithecus roxellana isolate Shanxi Qingling chromosome 9, ASM756505v1, whole genome shotgun sequence encodes the following:
- the C9H8orf58 gene encoding LOW QUALITY PROTEIN: uncharacterized protein C8orf58 homolog (The sequence of the model RefSeq protein was modified relative to this genomic sequence to represent the inferred CDS: inserted 1 base in 1 codon); its protein translation is MMGRRRAFAVDGRDGTGEGLARGCIVPGVTSTYRRIPDAAHGCSSWERGDKLRGVSREALFLKLASRDSGVEMAAGDSPLAALPGLSQDSLDFESSGSPEPPAHVDQLLASQKLGQVLERSHRHPTAPASLSGQHRCLRPPSKCEREVPLFGAGEQESVEADTNLEAGLEEEAVGGLGPGAWACLPGQGLRYLEHLCLVLEQMARLQQLYLQLRIQRPPGDPGEEESARAPLPSPLHTPGNGGQRPWELLSQTEQTGAKAASPPKVEVPSANPPRLPETPVEPVYHLPSSQGHKRDFSHWDKVKVLLNRICRRSHHHPEPPAPPDGSDPRIESRDLPERPQCRPHRKTLMPSLVVKKQRAXKPFCRLRPLGAPGDPGWRGLAVKSSSPFALLLLLHIARKSC
- the LOC115899610 gene encoding uncharacterized protein LOC115899610, whose amino-acid sequence is MDGENIERARKNGGGRCRRGDGVSPLPGSPTRCFLDRLVGRQLPGRPNAKPAARHPPAPTLPGPPLRPQQPPAPGLPAGPRRGHRGRTEARGFSSSRPPPRPRPLPGRRDLRSKEGLGPFRAPRIFAARPSQSLGQRREGGAKGQRGGDGAPNPPAGQGSDTGGTKTPGTTTAAAAAATGSASPEARPLVGSCHSPGYGPSLVSADLSLPPRRPAIPRQLGSGSALSRIGCASGSRASVVSSLKNPIRKEGFGSLVPGSKTAGAGAPKHKEPPTAYHAHLPLAVGTATDKGTSPSRLEEEDAYQWPFLRDIPVSDSSQ